In Desulfobacter hydrogenophilus, the genomic stretch GGTCGTATTATAATCAGCTGGGTCCTGGATATAAAAAAATAAGTTTGTCAATGACGTATCTGTAAGCGTCAATGTGAGCAGCGTAATATCTCCGGAGTCTAACCATTGACTTGCGCCTTCACTTGTTGTCATATTGTTGCGGTACCAGTCAGAGTCTCTGTCCTGAATAGAAAAATAAGCTTCATCAGACTTATGAGACCCCTTGAGGTTATTCTGAATATTATATGAAGAGGCCCCTTTGCCGATTTCGCCTCCAGCAGTGAATGTCCCCACGCCTGTATCTCTTTTTTCGGTATACCACCCCGCATCAATGTCTTCAAAATCCTCTAAAACATGAACAGAACCGTGTTGATCCCCAATCCAACCATTGATCATCGAGATGTTTTCATTCTTAACTTCCCAAACATCAATGGTCATGGCAAATGCAGGCGTTCCACCCACAACAAAAAAACAAATACATAAAAATAACATCAACTTCTTCATTTAAAATTCCTCTTATAATTAGCCGTGGTAATCTAACGATCTCCTATGGTGCATGTTGCTTTTTCGAGCCAGGCAAAGTTTTTTTGTCGACTGAATTTATTATCAGCAATATCTATACCCACAGATAAAAACTATATTATAGTTTTCTAACTATTTGATTTTAATTATGATGTTTATGGTATAAGCCCGTATAAAAAATAATAAATTTTATTTAATTTAATTTTATGTATTTTATGTAATAAGGAGTGTGAACTTAATATGATAATTTTTATGGTATTTTTTACATATAAAATTTTCATGTCACCCAGCCCTGGCAATTTTGATTTAAGTCTTGCCCTGCCGAGTTTCCGCGAATACCTCGGCCCTGGATATTGATGATATCCGGGCATCGGGGATGGTCAGGTTTCCATCCCATGTCGAAGATCATCACGGGAAAAATTAGCGTAATTTTTTGTTTCCTTTTTATGCCGGAATCTATTGGAAATGAGTGGGAAATTCTTCTATACGTGGTTGATTTTTTTATTGTGGGCTTTATATTCTTTTTGCGAGAATCTATAAATTTTCAGTGAGGGAGAAAATATGGCAAATCAATTTAAGACCGGTATGCTGCTGATTATGATGACCAGTTTGTTTCTGGTGCTTGGATATCTTCTAGGCGGACAGACTGGCATGTTCATTGCCTTGATTTTTGCCGGTGTCATGAATATCTCAAGTTATTGGTATTCGGATAAGATTGTTTTAAAAATGTACCGGGCCCAGCCTCTGGAGCGGTCCCAGGCCCCGGGGCTGTTTGATACCGTGGACCGTCTTGCCCGCCAGGCCGGTTTGCCCATGCCCAAGGTTTATCTTATTCCCGAATCAGCGCCCAATGCATTTGCCACGGGCCGGAACCCGGAGCATGCTGTGGTCGCCGTGACCCAGGGATTGATGAACATGATGAATCAGGAGGAGCTTGAAGGGGTGCTGGCCCATGAATTGGGCCATGTAAAAAATCGGGATATTCTTATTTCTACCATTGTGGCCACCCTGGCCGGAGCCATCATGTGGATTGCCTCCATTGCCAGGTTTTCAGCCTTTTTCGGCGGTTCGGATGATGACGACGGCGGCCTTGGAATCATTGGCGTGCTTGTGGTCTCTATGGTAGCGCCCATTGCCGCGATGATCGTTCAGATGGCCGTGTCCAGATCCAGGGAATACCTGGCAGATGCCACCGCTGCAAGCATTACCGGAAATCCTAACGGCCTGGCATCAGCGTTGTCAAAGCTGGGGGGCTTCAGCCGCAGCCGGGACCATATTGATGCCAGCCCTGCAACCGCACATATGTTTATCGTTAATCCTTTGACCGGAAAGCAGATGATGAATCTGTTCTCCACCCATCCGCCCATTGAAGAGCGTGTGGCACGGCTTG encodes the following:
- a CDS encoding PEP-CTERM sorting domain-containing protein, which codes for MKKLMLFLCICFFVVGGTPAFAMTIDVWEVKNENISMINGWIGDQHGSVHVLEDFEDIDAGWYTEKRDTGVGTFTAGGEIGKGASSYNIQNNLKGSHKSDEAYFSIQDRDSDWYRNNMTTSEGASQWLDSGDITLLTLTLTDTSLTNLFFYIQDPADYNTTTMFVNNDANNNYKFSHQANKTSFFVGISWADDEVLSTLSWATTSQSDGFGLDDFSTIQNPEPATMLLFGFGLIGIAGITRRMI
- the htpX gene encoding zinc metalloprotease HtpX, with translation MANQFKTGMLLIMMTSLFLVLGYLLGGQTGMFIALIFAGVMNISSYWYSDKIVLKMYRAQPLERSQAPGLFDTVDRLARQAGLPMPKVYLIPESAPNAFATGRNPEHAVVAVTQGLMNMMNQEELEGVLAHELGHVKNRDILISTIVATLAGAIMWIASIARFSAFFGGSDDDDGGLGIIGVLVVSMVAPIAAMIVQMAVSRSREYLADATAASITGNPNGLASALSKLGGFSRSRDHIDASPATAHMFIVNPLTGKQMMNLFSTHPPIEERVARLVGSRPPSGHFSGNSRQENENAHSAGTTMEDQSRSFWDNLS